The Kluyveromyces lactis strain NRRL Y-1140 chromosome D complete sequence genome has a window encoding:
- the TAF10 gene encoding Taf10p (similar to uniprot|Q12030 Saccharomyces cerevisiae YDR167W TAF10 Subunit (145 kDa) of TFIID and SAGA complexes involved in RNA polymerase II transcription initiation and in chromatin modification) gives MSDKPFEDIDVDDEMNEFDDNEEAPVDNEALFARAEQEGEEGKTKIEDGSNRLFELPEFTRKDKTLQEILDLMEDNPPIIPDAVIDYYMTKNGFDCSDVKVKRLLALATQKFVSDIAADAYEYSRIRSAITVHNSNNGQARARQLLIGQQLTQQQQQQNEKTNANKVVLTVNDLSSAVAEYGLNISRPDFYR, from the coding sequence ATGAGTGATAAAccttttgaagatatcGACGTTGACgatgaaatgaatgaatttgatgacAATGAAGAAGCTCCAGTAGACAACGAAGCATTATTTGCAAGAGCTGAGCaagaaggtgaagaagGCAAGACTAAGATAGAGGATGGAAGTAACAGGTTATTTGAACTTCCTGAATTTACACGTAAAGACAAGAcacttcaagaaattctAGATCTTATGGAAGACAACCCGCCTATCATTCCTGATGCGGTGATAGACTATTACATGACCAAGAATGGATTTGACTGTTCAGATGTAAAAGTGAAAAGACTACTAGCTCTTGCTACACAGAAATTCGTAAGCGATATTGCAGCTGATGCATATGAATATTCCAGAATAAGATCAGCAATTACAGTACATAACTCGAATAACGGACAGGCAAGGGCTAGACAACTATTGATCGGACAGCAATTGAcgcagcaacaacagcagcaaaatgaaaagacaAACGCCAATAAAGTGGTTCTTACTGTTAATGACTTAAGTAGTGCTGTAGCGGAATACGGTTTGAATATCAGTAGACCTGATTTCTATCGCTGA
- the CDC37 gene encoding Hsp90 co-chaperone CDC37 (similar to uniprot|P06101 Saccharomyces cerevisiae YDR168W CDC37 Essential Hsp90p co-chaperone necessary for passage through the START phase of the cell cycle) yields MAIDYSKWDKIEISDDSDIEVHPNVDKRSFIKWKQQSIHQEREKRKSDIANLEFQLEMYNHLNKRVDKLMIQLKDDDLISKDSVSKFLNENFDKTEKGSGENVDPDLPPYNEMVLDLFEQLERNAKNDNKDPKDGAVIREELMKHRAKIAAVSKEAEEKLKQLYIEKSMHISSEDVHTGFDKGFINAAKEDAPVPDYLKDASTNQVALPKPKIQPIDYKDDILKIAPETEKFGSIQPGNYAEAEKFLLEHPQILSEQQKDALMMSAFEHEMSGNTQRAYQVIHQSELLSYLLEIYAMKKLPDFNVSQMKEVIEMFFERLFSPRSNPMAKKSFLESVQTKYEHVKTRSKAMQEESDGEGEGVETIQLKSLDNSAELQVNLPDFSSSEPGEVAKVQAFNKLPPKMQEAVKSQNLDAINAVFAELPMDKAEQILDIFHEGGIIGINAVLEDENEFKELQEHYQNDQGIENLTIQEVEDTDEHKEADDAVPISSADIVD; encoded by the coding sequence ATGGCAATTGACTATTCGAAATGGGATAAGATTGAAATCAGTGATGATTCCGATATTGAGGTTCATCCAAACGTGGACAAACGTTCCTTCATTAAGTGGAAGCAACAAAGTATCCACCAAGAGCGTGAGAAGAGAAAGTCAGATATTGCTAACTTAGAATTTCAACTAGAAATGTATAAccatttgaacaaaagagTTGATAAATTAATGATCCAGTTAAAGGATGATGATCTTATCTCTAAAGACAGTGTCTCTaagtttttgaatgaaaactTCGATAAAACCGAGAAAGGTAGCGGGGAAAATGTGGATCCAGATCTTCCTCCATACAATGAAATGGTTTTGGACTTgtttgaacaattggaacGCAATGCGAAAAATGATAACAAAGACCCCAAGGATGGCGCCGTGATTAGAGAAGAGCTTATGAAACATAGAGCCAAGATTGCCGCCGTTAGCAAAGAGgctgaagaaaaattgaagcaGCTATACATTGAAAAGTCTATGCACATCTCATCCGAGGATGTACACACAGGATTTGACAAAGGTTTTATCAATGCAGCAAAAGAGGATGCTCCAGTTCCAGATTATCTTAAAGATGCAAGTACAAATCAAGTAGCATTACCTAAACCAAAGATCCAGCCAATTGATTACAAAGATGACATTCTAAAGATTGCGCCGGAAACGGAAAAGTTTGGTTCTATCCAGCCTGGTAATTACGCTGAAGCTGAGAAATTTTTGTTGGAGCATCCTCAAATACTTTCGGAGCAGCAGAAGGACGCCCTCATGATGAGTGCCTTTGAACATGAAATGTCTGGAAACACACAACGTGCATATCAAGTTATTCACCAATCTGAACTATTAAGCTACTTGCTTGAAATCTATGCCATGAAAAAACTGCCAGACTTCAATGTATCTCAGATGAAAGAGGTAATTGAAATGTTTTTCGAAAGGCTCTTTTCACCACGTTCTAACCCTATGGCCAAGAAATCCTTTTTGGAATCTGTTCAAACAAAGTACGAACATGTTAAAACCCGTAGTAAAGCAATGCAGGAGGAGTCAGATGGTGAGGGAGAAGGTGTTGAGACTatccaattgaaatctttggataaTTCAGCAGAACTACAAGTGAATTTGCCtgatttctcttcttctgaacCAGGTGAAGTTGCAAAAGTCCAAGCTTTTAATAAGCTACCCCCAAAAATGCAGGAAGCTGTTAAGTCCCAAAACCTTGATGCCATAAATGCCGTGTTTGCTGAGCTACCAATGGATAAAGCCGAACAGATCTTGGATATCTTTCACGAAGGTGGTATCATCGGAATCAATGCTGTGCTAGAAGATGAgaatgaattcaaagaacttcAGGAGcattatcaaaatgatCAAGGTATTGAGAATCTTACTATTCAGGAGGTAGAAGATACCGATGAACATAAAGAAGCAGACGATGCCGTCCCTATAAGTAGCGCGGATATAGTCGATTAA